A DNA window from Roseofilum capinflatum BLCC-M114 contains the following coding sequences:
- a CDS encoding thioesterase II family protein has product MVASYPSTPWIIPPPQRFDAPLRLFCFPPAGAGALFFRPWLTYSSSDIELFVIQLPGREHRLKEPCFTDLEPLIKALTEAIIPSLEPGKFAFFGHSMGALIAFELTRELRRQGCSLPEYLFVCGRRAPQIPIDNPLYLQSDAILIEALRQYGGTPDAVLQNSDLMELFLPIFRADLKVNENYQYQSEPPLELPIAMFGAINDPVATAEQFEQWKQQTSARFDLQLFEGGHMFFKDDPELLLKPIFERL; this is encoded by the coding sequence ATGGTTGCATCCTACCCATCGACTCCGTGGATTATTCCCCCTCCTCAGCGCTTTGATGCGCCCTTGCGTCTCTTTTGTTTTCCTCCCGCAGGAGCAGGCGCTCTGTTCTTTCGTCCTTGGTTAACCTATAGCTCCTCGGACATTGAACTTTTTGTGATTCAATTACCGGGTAGGGAACACCGGTTAAAAGAACCTTGCTTTACTGACTTAGAGCCGTTAATTAAGGCACTTACGGAAGCGATAATTCCTAGTTTAGAACCAGGAAAGTTTGCTTTTTTTGGCCATAGTATGGGTGCTTTAATTGCGTTTGAACTCACCCGTGAGTTGCGTCGCCAAGGTTGCAGTTTACCAGAATACTTATTTGTTTGTGGTCGCCGTGCGCCCCAAATTCCGATTGATAATCCCCTTTATCTGCAATCAGATGCCATCTTAATTGAAGCTCTGCGTCAATACGGAGGCACACCAGACGCGGTGCTGCAAAATTCGGATTTGATGGAGTTGTTTTTACCCATTTTTCGGGCAGATTTAAAGGTGAATGAGAACTATCAGTATCAATCAGAACCGCCGTTAGAGTTGCCGATCGCCATGTTTGGAGCAATCAACGATCCGGTGGCGACTGCCGAGCAGTTTGAGCAATGGAAGCAACAAACCTCTGCAAGGTTTGATTTACAGCTATTTGAGGGCGGTCATATGTTTTTTAAGGATGATCCTGAGCTGCTCTTAAAGCCGATCTTTGAGCGGTTATAG
- the rsmA gene encoding 16S rRNA (adenine(1518)-N(6)/adenine(1519)-N(6))-dimethyltransferase RsmA yields the protein MNIKPRKRFAQHWLNSDAILNKIIAASDLQATDRILEIGPGTGILTRQLIAQAQAVVSVEIDRDLCKKLVKKLGASENFILLQGDILALDLENLLSPYPLFQHPNKVVANIPYNITGPILEKLLGKIASPVPKNYDSIVLLVQKEVADRLVAKPSTKAFGALSVRVQYLADCQLICPVPAKAFYPPPKVESAVIRLTPRSLEQPAHNPRHLEQIVTLGFSSKRKMLRNNLKSRIESDRLTAILEQLNLNPQARAEDLSLENWVQLSNTLQDTPL from the coding sequence ATGAATATTAAACCTCGCAAACGCTTTGCCCAACATTGGCTCAACAGTGATGCCATTCTGAATAAAATTATTGCAGCTTCTGATTTGCAAGCCACCGATCGCATCTTAGAAATTGGCCCAGGCACAGGAATTTTAACCCGCCAACTGATTGCCCAAGCCCAAGCGGTGGTTTCTGTAGAGATTGACCGGGATCTGTGCAAAAAATTAGTCAAAAAGTTAGGAGCCTCGGAAAACTTCATCCTCCTGCAAGGGGATATCCTCGCCTTAGATTTAGAGAATCTGCTTTCCCCCTATCCCTTGTTTCAACATCCCAACAAAGTCGTTGCTAACATTCCCTACAATATCACCGGCCCGATCTTAGAAAAACTCTTGGGAAAAATTGCTTCACCTGTGCCAAAAAATTACGATAGCATTGTTCTCTTAGTGCAAAAAGAAGTCGCCGATCGCCTAGTCGCCAAACCCAGTACCAAAGCCTTTGGTGCATTATCGGTGCGCGTCCAGTATTTAGCCGATTGCCAACTCATTTGTCCTGTCCCGGCAAAAGCCTTTTATCCGCCTCCAAAAGTGGAATCTGCCGTCATTCGCTTAACCCCCCGCAGCTTAGAACAGCCCGCTCATAACCCCCGTCACTTAGAACAAATCGTCACTCTGGGCTTTTCCTCGAAGCGGAAAATGCTACGCAATAACTTAAAATCGAGGATTGAGAGCGATCGCCTCACCGCTATCCTAGAACAACTCAACCTCAATCCCCAAGCCCGCGCCGAAGACCTCAGCCTAGAAAACTGGGTTCAGCTCAGTAATACCTTACAGGATACGCCCCTATAA